The Cataglyphis hispanica isolate Lineage 1 chromosome 5, ULB_Chis1_1.0, whole genome shotgun sequence genome has a segment encoding these proteins:
- the LOC126849386 gene encoding histone-lysine N-methyltransferase ash1, which translates to MSGDSGWNAVIHHPSDLELQNWNWEENDGEQEKELPSTVDMDAIKGGGSWDPTTEPNGTDSVDSEEDSDSDDESSGGSEGSCSYSDSNSESDDESSGDEEEDSGSNSDCSSEHSEQTFSIQETNFEQGALKLKITMKGPKKEDSEKIKCEKNKKNVTKKLKTNHGNKSSECSSEDSDSSAGHVASQQTQQQQSQHRTSLQEINQEDLTAIVPSHEQEDAPFDGFEDSESGRLVSKAIERMSLGADSDTSENGDQIPVPVYSSTLLQQFVEKTAMLSEPRKRRSKCSGKKLNNDNEYPCVSNVSPDSGIQSVDNSPLHLAVSPVSPPAPTQSPIQPPVTTKPVVNVDRVLYPPKRKPGRPAKAVSAQPRGPGRPRLRPEIVEKIQKIEKSEKDKNESSKTVKNSDSRLTEKKQAITKESTLKSAKEDASLARKRGNAKPIASRDAKEDVSPASKRIKGKQPTTYQKKRYSNPVKLSQERTMIKKTGTTNSPMRVKCLSRSTASKLVPQCDGRSCRKVRQDRTCVPNKTTVPLTRQKTCEHQVSKDQKSTGKRTGSKENRNNAAAVVSKKQNLVKKVAPPVGRRVLKENKCNKKTTVANHETNGVGVQTLISLPVGDILKAEIMKHVSNKCDKAMQPMQHNHCHKRHHHKHHKKLLTPPEKPIRIIDSCILHELEKLIDEFARSCSLGRNNTTANHSELPQIFRVKKITKKRKGGDVNTSEDQKLKRRLKKEKVLTNADSKSSANTSTSSNPNEQRLPLKKRHYHISSPHSSQSSNASCTDANVNESNSTESHIEEAIEATITRYGGGGSSTSSIHDEEAMPVTPKKRPRDAESTVSEKQGEDEDKSIVQLEVQPRRKKKIVKDLRVTVTKLPSENHGILDKVMEKSSKATTEKSSKLEKIVVAEKSIKADKTQSDDKLDLEHIRMEKTIKVDSETHESAMFDDGDTITESKAQIGNSSVPNLMNNTAAMILTKKKIRRRKAINRTGFPTLKKKKKKLTVNSSGMTKTTAPVGANEIRKDQNISEDVEDNKMSLEKETRDVLMENNDNREHVVRGDVKNVDNSSMVQETSSRSGSDEVIESCPGQLRVRKDLVESDSSVLSEKLYPGLIKYEKIPDCRIYDENASLEESLERYNQSQRIAELNEENLRKLERVNAQAAANVKMELSGCFNNNHKRRRGSISPSNLYGRSAKRLRSAGYDTESEAPPSSDVASEDQEINRKPAGLSVHNRKKQSKWKKRYLQASNIFSEYKKDLESKKLASADAKRKIIICPTGEHYTAAEQLPNIIPTGKLLRQKKTQLQLQYDLLWLHAQSRLPGRNLVPSWNYKKIRTNIYYDVKPTTLYEAQACECKPESGCGDDCINRMVFSECSPQLCPCGEKCENQKIQKHEWSPGLQRFMTEDKGWGVRTQQAIKSGDFILEYVGEVVSEREFKSRMATRYANDTHHYCLHLDGGLVIDGHRMGGDGRFVNHSCEPNCEMQKWSVLGLPRMALFASRNIKPGEELTYDYNFALFNPSEGQQCRCGSSACRGVIGGKSQRVARSVPSLPSSQVESIERRSVGRPRKNIRKSNAVQSANSKNICKSRKVGDPTLTHNTPQLKPMSYQQRCFAREHHCFLLRNLEKVRRLKSASVQQIQVQNGKTKIGNANIAKEKSSGDSKAQSDAFFSQLTALTNTNARTVRTRRLAQAQDDPEVHKTAKLAKVLKDLYTIVATANDENGQPLCTPFINLPPKRKLSDYYEKITEPIDLSTIDQCIGTGHYKTAEHFDHDMIRLFDNNVRFFGRTSEIGIAAARLRKLYLSSKPDFVDAITEAMGSPPSQSFLPPRGSTAGEEDVIRCICGLHRDEGLMIQCERCLVWQHCDCVKADTSIESYLCERCQPREVDLEIPLEGEEEEEGKKHYVTLLRGDLQLRQGDTVYVLRDTPDKHTYKTIQKPDYEQMDIFRIERLWKNNEGERFVFGHHYLRPHETYHEPTRKFYVNEVVCAPLYEAVPCDLVAERCWVLDPHTFCKGRPVGSTPEHTYVCEYRVDRAARLFTKVARARHAVCTKPYAFETFPQRIKHYRTYLPHSLDGIKMSKDKKKNNNQEIDGNQKLESDNIKIHSKEHKCGNRTRRRSGEILTVASPITSYAQREEQRKRLNSILLNLLQRMPNKKDPLDLSFLLERNRRNRKRPGGLNP; encoded by the exons ATGTCTGGTGATTCAGGATGGAACGCCGTTATTCATCATCCCTCAGATTTAGAATTACAAAATTGGAATTGGGAGGAAAACGATGGGGAGCAAGAGAAAGAGCTCCCTTCAACCGTTGATATGGATGCCATAAAGGGTGGTGGTAGCTGGGATCCTACTACTGAACCTAATG gaaCAGATTCGGTCGATTCTGAAGAAGACTCTGATTCTGACGACGAAAGTTCTGGTGGAAGCGAAGGCAGTTGTTCTTATTCAGATTCTAATTCAGAGTCAGACGACGAAAGTAGCGGTGACGAAGAAGAGGATAGTGGATCTAATTCGGACTGTTCTTCCGAACACAGTGAACAAACGTTTTCCATTCAAGAAACCAATTTTGAACAA ggagcattgaaattaaaaatcactATGAAAGGCCCAAAAAAGGAAGATTccgagaaaattaaatgtgaaaaaaacaagaaaaacgTTACAAAGAAACTTAAAACCAATCACGGAAATaag TCCTCAGAATGTAGTAGCGAAGATTCGGACTCATCTGCGGGACACGTGGCGTCGCAACAGACGCAGCAGCAACAGTCGCAGCATCGTACATCGCTACAAGAAATTAATCAAGAAGATTTGACTGCGATCGTACCTTCACACGAGCAGGAGGACGCGCCGTTCGACGGATTTGAAGATTCTGAGAGCGGTCGATTAGTGTCAAAAGCGATTGAACGCATGTCGCTCGGCGCAGACTCGGATACTAGTGAGAACGGCGATCAGATTCCCGTGCCTGTGTACAGTTCTACTTTGTTGCAGCAGTTTGTCGAAAAGACTGCCATGCTATCGGAGCCGCGAAAGAGACGCAGCAAGTGCAGcggtaaaaaattaaacaacgACAATGAGTATCCATGCGTGTCGAATGTGTCGCCTGATTCTGGCATTCAATCGGTCGACAACAGTCCATTACATTTGGCAGTTAGTCCTGTCAGTCCTCCAGCGCCTACCCAATCACCGATTCAACCGCCGGTCACTACTAAACCGGTGGTAAATGTTGACCGCGTATTGTACCCTCCGAAACGGAAACCTGGTAGGCCAGCGAAAGCAGTATCCGCTCAACCGCGTGGACCCGGCAGGCCGCGTCTAAGGCCGGAGATCGTCGAGAAGAttcaaaagattgaaaaatcggaaaaagacaaaaatgagTCTTCgaaaactgtaaaaaattctgattCTCGATTAACGGAGAAGAAGCAAGCAATTACGAAAGAATCGACTTTGAAGAGCGCCAAAGAAGATGCGTCTTTGGCCAGGAAACGAGGTAACGCAAAACCGATTGCATCAAGAGATGCAAAAGAGGACGTATCTCCTGCgagtaaaagaataaaaggtAAACAACCAACAACGTATCAGAAGAAACGTTACAGTAATCCGGTGAAGCTTTCGCAGGAGAGAACGATGATCAAGAAGACAGGAACGACGAATTCCCCGATGAGAGTAAAGTGCCTAAGCAGATCTACCGCAAGCAAACTTGTGCCGCAATGCGATGGTAGGAGTTGTCGGAAAGTCAGACAAGATAGAACGTGTGTACCTAACAAGACCACGGTTCCGTTGACGCGACAAAAAACGTGTGAACATCAAGTTTCCAAAGATCAAAAGAGTACCGGTAAGAGAACGGGTTCGAAGGAGAACAGGAATAATGCAGCGGCTGTTGTATCTAAGAAGCAGAATCTAGTGAAGAAAGTCGCACCACCGGTTGGCAGGCGTGTTTTAAAGGAAAACAAATGTAACAAGAAAACAACCGTGGCGAATCATGAGACCAATGGCGTGGGCGTGCAGACGTTAATCTCGCTACCAGTCGGCGACATATTAAAGGCCGAAATAATGAAGCACGTATCTAACAAGTGCGATAAAGCAATGCAGCCGATGCAGCACAATCATTGCCACAAGCGTCATCATCACAAGCATCATAAGAAACTGTTGACACCACCAGAGAAACCTATACGTATTATCGATTCGTGCATCCTTCACGAGTTGGAGAAGCTGATTGATGAGTTTGCAAGATCGTGTAGCTTGGGCAGAAACAACACTACTGCCAATCATTCAGAGCTACCGCAAATTTTTCGCGTAAAGAAAATCACGAAAAAGAGGAAAGGCGGTGACGTTAACACGAGTGAGGATCAGAAATTGAAACGGCgtctaaagaaagaaaaagtattgACGAATGCTGATTCCAAGAGCAGCGCAAACACTAGCACAAGTTCCAATCCGAATGAGCAGCGGCTGCCGCTGAAGAAACGCCACTATCACATATCGAGTCCGCATAGCTCGCAGAGTTCGAACGCGAGCTGCACGGATGCAAATGTGAATGAATCCAATTCCACAGAGAGCCACATAGAAGAAGCGATTGAGGCCACTATTACGAGATATGGCGGTGGCGGCAGCTCAACGTCCTCCATTCATGATGAAGAGGCCATGCCAGTAACGCCCAAGAAGAGACCGAGGGACGCTGAGAGTACGGTATCTGAGAAGCAGGGTGAAGACGAAGATAAATCCATTGTCCAGTTGGAAGTTCAACCACGTCGGAAGAAGAAAATCGTTAAGGATCTTCGTGTTACTGTTACGAAATTGCCGTCTGAAAATCACGGCATTCTTGACAAGGTAATGGAAAAGAGTTCCAAAGCTACCACGGAAAAATCTagtaaattagaaaagataGTAGTGGCGGAAAAATCAATCAAGGCCGATAAAACACAATCGGACGACAAGCTAGACCTTGAACATATTCGTATGGAAAAGACTATAAAGGTCGACTCGGAGACACACGAATCTGCGATGTTCGATGATGGTGACACTATCACGGAAAGCAAAGCACAAATCGGTAATTCGAGCGTGCCAAATCTCATGAATAATACCGCAGCAATGATTCTCACGAAGAAGAAAATACGAAGACGAAAAGCCATTAATCGCACGGGCTTTCCTActctaaagaaaaagaagaagaagcttACTGTTAACTCTTCCGGGATGACTAAAACGACTGCACCAGTTGGCGCTAACGAGATACGTAAGGATCAAAACATATCCGAAGATGTGGAGGACAATAAGATgtctttagaaaaagaaaccCGGGATGTTTTAATGGAGAACAATGATAATAGAGAGCACGTCGTAAGAGGTGATGTGAAAAACGTGGACAATTCCAGTATGGTGCAAGAGACATCCAGTCGAAGTGGTTCGGACGAAGTAATTGAATCTTGTCCCGGTCAGCTACGAGTTCGCAAAGATCTCGTAGAGTCTGATAGCAGTGTATTATCTGAAAAGCTATATCCGGGTCTAATCAAATACGAAAAGATACCGGACTGTCGTATCTATGACGAGAATGCATCGCTGGAAGAATCCCTCGAGCGTTATAATCAAAGCCAACGTATCGCGGAGCTGAACGAAGAAAACCTAAGGAAATTGGAACGCGTAAATGCTCAGGCGGCGGCGAATGTCAAAATGGAATTGTCTGGTTGCTTCAACAATAATCACAAAAGAAGAAGAGGCTCGATCAGTCCTTCCAATCTCTACGGTAGGAGCGCAAAGAGATTGAGGAGCGCAGGCTACGATACGGAAAGCGAGGCACCACCCAGCAGCGACGTAGCCAGCGAGGATCAAGAGATTAACAGAAAGCCCGCAGGACTTTCCGTACACAATCGAAAGAAACAGTCGAAATGGAAGAAACGATACTTACAGGCTAGCAATATATTCTCCGAGTACAAGAAGGATCTTGAGTCTAAAAAACTTGCCAGTGCCGATGCCAAAAGGAAGATTATTATCTGCCCCACTGGCGAGCATTATACCGCTGCCGAGCAATTGCCAAACATTATACCGACCGGGAAACTCTTACGCCAGAAGAAGACACAGTTGCAACTGCAATACGATTTATTGTGGTTGCACGCTCAATCAAGGCTACCTGGTCGGAATTTGGTGCCATCGTGGAATTACAA aaaaattcGGACAAACATTTATTACGATGTTAAGCCGACTACTCTCTATGAGGCGCAAGCGTGTGAATGCAAACCGGAGAGCGGTTGCGGAGACGATTGTATTAATCGCATGGTATTTAGCGAATGTTCGCCGCAATTATGCCCTTGTGGTGAAAAATGCGAGAATCAAAAGATTCAAAAGCACGAGTGGTCGCCGGGATTGCAAAGATTTATGACAGAGGATAAGGGATGGGGTGTAAGGACCCAGCAAGCCATCAAATCTGGAGATTTTATCCTCGAGTACGTGGGCGAAGTCGTATCAGAAAGGGAATTTAAATCGAGAATGGCGACCAG gTATGCCAATGACACACATCATTATTGCTTGCATCTGGACGGTGGTCTGGTGATCGATGGTCATCGTATGGGCGGTGACGGGAGATTCGTAAATCATTCGTGCGAGCCCAATTGCGAGATGCAGAAATGGAGCGTTCTCGGGCTACCGCGTATGGCACTATTCGCATCGCGAAACATCAAGCCGGGGGAGGAATTAACGTATGATTACAATTTTGCGCTTTTCAATCCGTCGGAAGGACAGCAATGTAGATGCGGTAGTAGTGCCTGTAGAGGTGTTATAg GTGGAAAGAGTCAAAGAGTGGCTAGAAGTGTTCCATCTTTACCATCATCTCAAGTAGAGTCTATTGAAAGAAGATCAGTTGGCAGACCGCGGAAGAACATTCGGAAATCGAATGCGGTACAATCGGCCAATTCCAAGAACATTTGCAAATCTCGCAAAGTGGGAGATCCGACGTTAACGCATAATACACCACAATTGAAACCGATGTCTTACCAGCAGCGATGCTTTGCGCGCGAACATCACTGCTTCCTGCTGAGAAATCTGGAAAAAGTACGACGGCTTAAATCGGCGTCGGTACAGCAAATTCAGGTGCAGAATGGAAAAACAAAGATTGGTAATGCGAATATCGCGAAAGAGAAAAGTTCCGGAGATTCGAAGGCACAATCTGACGCGTTCTTCTCGCAATTGACCGCATTAACGAACACTAACGCGCGAACCGTACGAACTCGTAGGCTTGCGCAGGCGCAGGACGATCCGGAGGTACATAAGACTGCAAAACTAGCTAAG gtaCTGAAAGATTTATACACAATCGTTGCAACGGCGAATGACGAAAATGGTCAGCCATTGTGTACACCATTCATAAATTTACCCCCTAAGAGAAAATTGTCCgattattatgaaaagataACAGAACCCATTGATCTGAGCACAATAGATCAGTGTATTGGCACTGGTCATTACAAGACTGCGGAGCACTTTGATCACGATATGATAAGGCTCTTTGACAACAATGTGAGATTCTTTGGTAGAACATCTGAGATAGGAATCGCTGCAGCCAGACTCCGGAAACTATACCTGAGCAGTAAACCCGATTTCGTGGATGCTATAACGGAGGCGATGGGGTCTCCGCCATCTCAGAGCTTCCTGCCACCTCGTGGATCCACGGCCGGAGAAGAAGATGTGATTAGATGCATTTGCGGATTACAcag AGATGAAGGTTTAATGATCCAGTGCGAGCGTTGTCTCGTTTGGCAACATTGCGACTGCGTTAAAGCTGACACGAGCATCGAGTCTTATCTATGCGAGAGATGCCAACCGCGCGAAGTTGATCTGGAAATACCATTAGAGGgtgaggaggaagaagaaggcAAAAAGCACTATGTGACATTGTTGCGGGGCGATTTACAGCTTCGACAGGGCGACACGGTGTATGTTTTAAGGGACACTCCCgacaaacatacatataaaactataCAAAAGCCCGATTACGAGCAGATGGATATTTTTAGGATTGAACGTCTGTGGAAGAATAACGA GGGCGAGAGGTTTGTTTTTGGACATCATTATCTTAGACCTCATGAAACGTATCACGAGCCAACGCGCAAATTCTACGTGAACGAAGTCGTGTGCGCCCCGTTATATGAGGCTGTTCCTTGTGATCTTGTGGCTGAGCGATGTTGGGTGTTGGATCCACATACTTTCTGTAAAg gacGTCCAGTCGGTTCGACTCCTGAACATACTTATGTTTGCGAGTATCGTGTGGATCGCGCAGCGCGGCTTTTCACGAAGGTGGCTAGAGCCAGGCATGCTGTATGCACGAAACCTTATGCATTTGAAACCTTCCCGCAACGTATAAAGCATTATCGTACCTATCTG cCTCATAGTCTAGATGGAATCAAAATGTCCAAGGACAAGAAGAAGAATAACAATCAAGAAATAGACGGAAATCAAAAGTTGGAATccgataatatcaaaatacataGTAAAGAACACAAGTGCGGTAATAGGACAAGACGAAGATCGGGCGAGATCCTGACAGTCGCATCGCCTATAACATCATACGCTCAG AGGGAAGAACAGAGGAAGAGATTAAATAGTATTCTATTGAATCTACTGCAGAGAATGCCGAACAAGAAAGATCCATTAGATCTGTCATTCCTTCTAGAGAGGAATAGGCGAAACCGGAAGAGACCCGGCGGGCTTAATCCGTGA